The genome window TTATTGCATAAGTAAACTCCTTATAATGGCTGCTTGGTCGCTATCGCTGTCTGTGGAAGCTAATAGCTGGGATAACCGGTCGCTTAGGTCCTCCACTTCTCTATGTAAGCTTCTGATATAGTTGCAAGTCTCCTGTAACACCTTGGAAGTTGATACCTGAAGAGATATTagagagaaaaatatattatggatcttttctttttctattgaatttggaatataaaattaaattaagttttgatgatataatattTGAGCGTGATGTGTAAACTAAACATGAGGTGCTAAAAATGAGGAACAGATGGAGTCCCACACCTTCAACTTGTTGCTAGAAGGCACCACATCAAAATAAATGAGGCGCGCTCTGATTATGACTTATCTACGAAAGTGAACGGAGTCCTCACAAAAGAaagggtgtttttttttttttttttttagaaaaaagtaGAAAGAGTGGTGTGGTAGTTGGTATACCTTGTCGAATCGCCTTCGACGAAGTTCAGGGATAAGGTGTTGCAGCTTGGAAACAAGATCGGTGATCTGATCGTCAGTGATACTAGAAACACTTGACTGCTTGGAACGTGATCTTCTGCCTGACattgtgttttaaaataacttCTACTATATTATTTGTGTCAAGAAACTAAATGAATGAAGGCTTAAGGAAAGTGAGGATATCTGAAACTCTTGATTAAATTGACAAATGGGATGTGGATTTGTCACCGAAGAAAACCTAAGAAAAATGGGAATAcgataatatatgtataaaggACCTGGAAATTTAAGCTGAGAAAAGAGCAAAGAGATGAGTTAACCAAGAACAAAGAGAAGAGAGGTTATGATGCTTTGCTTTGAAGACAGAAGTGGGATATGCTGCTTTTTATATAGGGTTCGAGTCTACTCccaaatcttaatttttatttatttatatatataaaaaaagggcGCTCATTCTCGTGTGCATGCACCGAAGAAGAGGAAACAAATTTTAAGAATTCATTTGAATCAAGAAAAGGAAAGATTATTATTGGAATTTTATCTAccatataataaaatgatatattatgattgaataaaaaataaatgatttataaataagtataaataactttgaacataattaaacaataattaaccctaaataattattaaaatcttaAACTGAACATAAAAAGAAATGGACGGCACAACGTGTATCCTCTGTCTCCCAGTTTCAAAGACCAAGTTCTCCTATTTTAATGTAACTAGAGAAAGCAACGAAGAAGGCGAAGAATAAAGACATGGTCGTTTTGGAAATAGAGGCGAGTGAAGAAGATGAGAATAGAGCATCATTCGGAGACATCCTTTTGGATACTAAGGAGAAGAAGGGTGGTGTGGGTTTCAGTTTTGGCTATAAGGAATTTGTGCTAAATGATGATGATGCCATGATTTCTCGAGAAGGACTGTATATGTAATAacctgtttttcagtggtgtcagaaatagtagtttcggaATTCCATTTCCGACGagtgagttcgtaaatattattatttaatatttacgaggttggtataaagtttaattaaagtttgatcCTTTCATTTTTTCGATTGGagagttaattaaggtacaataACTAATTTGTAAACtgaaattgttattttagtaaaaagaactaaagtgtaaatatttcaaaattagaatgaaatttctataaatataggTATTAGAGGGTTG of Gossypium raimondii isolate GPD5lz chromosome 3, ASM2569854v1, whole genome shotgun sequence contains these proteins:
- the LOC105794180 gene encoding transcription factor PRE6 — translated: MSGRRSRSKQSSVSSITDDQITDLVSKLQHLIPELRRRRFDKVSTSKVLQETCNYIRSLHREVEDLSDRLSQLLASTDSDSDQAAIIRSLLMQ